From Ptiloglossa arizonensis isolate GNS036 chromosome 10, iyPtiAriz1_principal, whole genome shotgun sequence, the proteins below share one genomic window:
- the LOC143152403 gene encoding uncharacterized protein LOC143152403 isoform X1 — MVSLTILLLLGCISVNILVQASINNYLSEKLKQTKAEIAKLYFQEETPVQRKFYNVQWNKRWQESLNKERPFIVNAFNRVLFVQGNRVVAFSIDTPLSNQTSLQEVILTRGDGSIKFLRTIVWKTIFYLLVCYETGSCCLYTGTDNFQLKHRQTIQHRGHPMDASFFARTNRLYLVVADNSGRFTVPSLIYHWRGTYMDVVAEVMTTAAVSVTTFKHKQSTIIIFAQNDKNVPGIGSVVYEFKETSPDRIQFLSTYNPVSVHHYNHAGYNFIFLMNEHGPSNLFWWDGQELLNWQKIFEIKAPSSVHAVNVNDDTFFLVGHQNVLQLYKFENASDWTLLTSKKLPDNETVIDVQVRIDKSTMIVMPVTVSLDNVYSIGSWELQIKEFPSEQSIGKADVLSKHLSKLVETLQRRKPLIEKAESSWSSLLPVNEDLNISESLVLSDLILESGTLENIDVFVSGDVVHPRELEQNFDTLLRDVDDILITSMNLLTRSNVNSFFGDIIVQDNAFIEKLKIDKMNVDFLNDIDIRANNDDSIEATKHLTPLHGKNITVHHLEIDSLCGIPFKYWATSNDTSRMEINLEADKIEFSNDTILLRSNISLTRLNVKTLNDVNITEFLDELFILHKNQKIRGNITYTNTLKIHNLTVQTLNGVSSESYMTTNTEQNFDEFFVKSLQVDHLIADSINGIPVSGAARISRKNTIKGKVEVTSMHVTDKLTIESDSILPITKRFQIYPNVTVSGDLKVRALNLDKYSKIFVNDEELQLSHLVENFWTKSSDQVIENDIAFENNLIIDELHAKYLNGFAEEEFLYTDATVVPEVFRNLHFENVHVDDTFFAEGGNNSLFDIAHESLTIRERLHLKHLRGNKLFVDVFNGLHVSDILNGNQPLSIPKNMNFLTIRAKQVNVDEFDFLFINGVDNATVFENPTNVRKDKKLDVSMIPVLRVENLLVDRINDIEMQKLTSLRNTTHLKNLVIDGDLTIEGDLRIERIDDAPAEIYLKNMAKMDIVFDTEKSFDELIVQDATMKFLHDRDMTNFFEGVLSKSTEQIVPGKFSFYKITSGNVVSSFINDRHTSKLTWIDVPMFLKGNVTFDDLYANNVLTKTLNGQDVNELYENLLDVPATKIKELKVSGNISWSVDSPNSSSLKYMFENALNKITDQVIYGDTVFKNDVSMTIASGGQLKNIDTIRDVVTDAVIDNEGVVEVAGTKVFKENLSINVLSVTNNIEISVINNVDILEFNNSVVRKDQNETITGLVIFLEEVAINELLVNDSIHDIPLTGLVLATDMLHCNVSFKHLVVRDVLLKNLDGVDFNEFVKNRVTIDGDHDILTDVQFNDIIDVTGYANVTRINGINPSDLVLDEMEEMQYISGTKTFEEDVVVNGNIYASLVNGMNISSKYSTGVQNDENVEIIGNLTFESQVKVPENVFVSKLVNGMNLHTVLDDTRTRTHETVQTFLQNKTKMEDSVAQSSLISEKLKNTFSYLETEETLKIQVPNIKTVGVVYYEGITKLNMFGEEPGPVCGLPRNCFCPTEYVAELEKDDCRVWRTNGSTIVRNYHELHSTFGINVITNTVSSSPECTLNRSENEFTQISWMKSRTIETGDVLANVKETSSTIRGFIKDAEVFMVHNHTAFVILAIHYDALKASHRTDSVIYKINFENNLLSLYQKLSTDGAWDIEIFKMDHHDPYVLVGCFGDSEKSFLYRLNVTTFKFVILRTFGGKTRNVKSLFQERDHFVLLDDFDTNAVNIYRYDPVFDNFYNYQSLFHDSRVNGIESFYTDEFGKSDSFVIVTTENDKFYIYEYMFAQKFQMRIHHRMDDLQAMVPFYYFGNHYIFTGTSTNSTILRIVQQGPH, encoded by the exons ATGGTATCCTTAACGATTCTA CTTCTGCTCGGTTGCATCAGTGTCAACATTTTAGTACAGGCTTCGATAAACAATTATTTGAGCGAAAAATTGAAGCAAACAAAAGCTGAAATAGCAAAGCTTTACTTTCAAGAGGAAACACCAG TTCAGAGAAAATTTTACAACGTGCAATGGAATAAGCGGTGGCAAGAGAGCCTCAACAAGGAACGACCCTTCATAGTAAACGCGTTTAACAGAGTACTCTTCGTCCAAGGGAATCGTGTCGTGGCATTTTCCATCGACACGCCTCTTTCAAATCAGACCTCGCTACAGGAAGTCATATTAACCCGTGGCGATGGTTCCATTAAATTTCTCAGG ACCATCGTCTGGAAAACCATATTTTATCTGTTGGTTTGTTACGAGACCGGCTCGTGCTGTTTGTATACGGGAACGGATAATTTCCAATTGAAACACCGGCAGACCATTCAGCACAGGGGACATCCCATGGACGCTAGCTTCTTCGCCCGCACCAATCGACTTTATCTCGTGGTAGCTGATAATTCGGGACGATTCACCGTACCATCTTT GATATATCATTGGAGAGGTACGTACATGGACGTAGTGGCGGAAGTGATGACTACGGCTGCCGTGTCAGTCACCACGTTCAAGCACAAGCAATCGACGATTATAATCTTCGCGCAAAACGACAAAAACGTTCCCGGTATCGGCTCCGTGGTCTACGAATTTAAGGAGACCAGCCCGGACAGAATACAGTTTCTGTCTACGTACAACCCGGTGTCCGTCCACCATTACAATCACGCGGgctacaattttattttcttgatGAACGAGCACGGTCCAAGCAATTTGTTTTGGTGGGACG GACAAGAATTGCTAAACTGGCAGAAGATTTTTGAAATCAAGGCGCCCAGTTCGGTCCACGCTGTCAACGTAAACGATGACACCTTCTTCTTAGTGGGCCACCAG AACGTTCTGCAACTGTACAAGTTTGAGAATGCATCCGATTGGACGCTGTTGACCTCTAAGAAATTGCCGGATAACGAAACAGTAATCGATGTACAAGTCCGAATCGACAAATCTACGATGATCGTGATGCCGGTCACCGTGAGCCTGGATAATGTTTACAGTATTGGATCGTGGGAGTTGCAGATCAAAGAATTTCCTTCCG AGCAATCAATCGGGAAGGCCGACGTCCTGTCGAAACACTTATCGAAGCTTGTCGAGACATTGCAACGAAGAAAACCGTTGATAGAGAAAGCTGAATCTTCGTGGTCATCTTTGTTGCCGGTAAACGAAGATTTGAACATCTCGGAATCCCTAGTTTTGTCAGATTTAATATTGGAATCGGGAACCTTAGAAAACATCGACGTCTTCGTGTCCGGAGACGTTGTTCATCCGCGAGAGctcgaacaaaatttcgataCTCTGCTTCGCGACGTTGACGATATTCTAATAACGTCGATGAATCTCTTAACACGGAGTAACGTAAATTCGTTTTTCGGCGATATCATCGTCCAGGACAACGCGTTCatcgagaaactgaaaattgacAAGATGAACGTGGATTTTCTGAACGATATTGATATTCGAGCGAACAATGACGATTCGATCGAAGCTACAAAACATTTGACACCTTTGCACGGGAAAAATATTACTGTGCACCATCTCGAAATCGATTCTCTTTGCGGGATTCCGTTCAAAT ATTGGGCGACGAGTAACGACACTTCGAGAATGGAAATAAACCTGGAGGCAGATAAAATCGAGTTTTCGAACGACACTATACTTTTACGTTCGAACATCTCGTTAACGAGATTGAACGTGAAAACGTTGAACGACGTGAATATTACTGAATTTCTCGACGAACTGTTCATTCTCcataaaaatcagaaaattagaG gGAACATTACGTACACTAATACATTAAAAATCCACAATCTCACGGTGCAAACATTGAACGGGGTATCATCGGAAAGCTATATGACCACAAATACCGAGCAGAATTTCGACGAGTTTTTCGTAAAATCGCTTCAGGTGGATCATTTAATCGCGGATTCGATCAATGGCATTCCCGTGTCAGGAGCTGCGCGAATATCCCGTAAAAATACTATCAAAG GAAAAGTGGAAGTCACGAGCATGCACGTAACCGACAAGCTGACGATAGAGTCCGATTCTATACTTCCGATAACCAAACGGTTCCAAATTTACCCGAACGTTACCGTTTCCGGCGACTTGAAAGTGAGAGCTCTCAATCTGGACAAGTACTCGAAAATATTCGTGAACGATGAAGAATTGCAACTGAGTCATCTCGTTGAGAATTTTTGGACGAAATCGAGCGATCAGGTGATCGAAAACGATATCGCGTTCGAGAATAATTTAATCATCGACGAATTGCACGCGAAATACTTGAACGGATTCGCCGAAGAGGAATTCTTGTACACGGATGCGACGGTTGTTCCGGAAGTTTTCAGAAATCTGCATTTCGAGAATGTTCACGTCGACGACACGTTTTTCGCGGAAGGAGGAAACAATAGTCTCTTCGACATCGCTCATGAATCGTTAACGATTCGAGAAAGACTGCACTTGAAACATCTTCGCGGAAACAAGCTGTTCGTCGATGTTTTTAATGGCCTCCACGTGTCTGATATACTAAACGGAAATCAACCACTCAGCATTCCgaaaaatatgaatttcttgaCGATTCGAGCAAAACAAGTAAACGTGGACGAGTTCGATTTTCTATTCATCAACGGCGTGGATAATGCCACCGTCTTCGAAAACCCGACAAACGTTCGAAAAGATAAAAAATTGGATGTCTCGATGATTCCAGTGCTTCGCGTTGAGAATCTCCTAGTCGATAGGATCAATGATATTGAAATGCAGAAACTGACGTCGCTGCGTAACACGACACATTTAAAAAATCTGGTGATAGACGGCGACCTGACGATAGAGGGTGATTTGAgaatcgaacggatcgacgatgcaCCGGCCGAGATTTATCTAAAGAATATGGCTAAAATGGACATTGTGTTCGACACCGAAAAGTCGTTCGATGAACTGATCGTGCAAGACGCAACGATGAAGTTTCTACACGACCGTGACATGACCAATTTCTTCGAGGGTGTTCTATCGAAGTCGACGGAACAAATTGTACCCGGGAAATTCTCTTTCTATAAAATTACAAGCGGCAACGTTGTAAGTAGCTTCATCAATGATCGTCATACTTCCAAATTGACGTGGATCGATGTGCCCATGTTTCTCAAAGGGAACGTCACGTTCGACGATTTGTACGCGAATAACGTTTTAACGAAGACATTGAATGGCCAGGACGTTAACGAG ttgTACGAGAACTTGCTCGACGTACCAGCGACCAAAATCAAAGAATTGAAAGTGAGCGGAAATATTTCTTGGAGCGTCGATTCACCGAACTCCAGCTCATTGAAGTACATGTTTGAGAACGCGTTGAACAAGATCACGGATCAAGTTATTTACGGTGATACGGTCTTCAAAAATGATGTGTCGATGACGATAGCGTCGGGAGgacaattgaaaaatatcgatacaatACGTGATGTAGTAACAGACGCGGTGATCGATAATGAAGGTGTCGTTGAAGTAGCTGGGACGAAGGTCTTCAAGGAAAACTTATCGATCAACGTATTGTCAGTGACCAATAATATCGAGATTTCTGTCATCAATAATGTCGACATCCTCGAGTTCAACAATTCCGTGGTCAGGAAAGATCAGAATGAAACGATAACCGGACTCGTAATTTTCCTCGAAGAGGTTGCGATCAACGAGTTGCTAGTGAATGACAGCATTCACGATATACCTTTGACGGGGTTGGTTCTGGCGACCGATATGCTACACTGTAATGTGTCCTTTAAACATCTTGTCGTGAGAGATGTGCTCTTAAAAAATTTGGACGGTGTAGACTTCAATGAATTCGTAAAAAATCGTGTAACTATCGATGGAGATCACGACATACTTACCGACGTGCAATTTAACGACATCATTGACGTAACAG GATACGCAAACGTGACGCGAATCAATGGAATAAATCCTTCCGATTTGGTGCTTGACGAGATGGAAGAAATGCAATACATATCCGGCACAAAGACCTTCGAAGAAGATGTTGTGGTGAATGGTAATATTTACGCGTCATTGGTCAATGGGATGAACATATCCTCGAAGTACTCGACCGGTGTACAGAACGACGAAAACGTGGAAATCATTGGGAACTTG ACTTTCGAGTCGCAAGTCAAAGTCCCGGAGAATGTGTTCGTTTCAAAACTGGTAAACGGAATGAATTTGCACACCGTTCTCGATGATACGAGAACACGGACACACGAAACAGTTCAAACGTTCCTACAAAACAAAACCAAAATGGAGGACAGTGTCGCACAGTCCTCGCTGATTTCTGAAAAGCTAAAGAACACTTTCTCGTATTTGGAAACGGAAGAGACATTAAAGATTCAGGTACCCAACATCAAAACGGTAGGCGTTGTGTATTATGAGGGAATAACGAAGCTGAACATGTTTGGGGAAGAACCAGGACCTGTCTGCGGACTTCCTCGCAATTGTTTCTGTCCAACGGAGTACGTGGCCGAATTGGAGAAAGACGATTGTCGCGTGTGGAGAACGAACGGCTCTACGATAGTGAGGAACTATCATGAATTGCATAGTACATTCGGCATAAATGTAATAACTAACACAGTCTCTAGTAGTCCTGAGTGTACCTTAAATAGAAGCGAGAACGAATTCACACAGATCTCCTGGATGAAATCTAGAACGATAGAAACGGGAGACGTACTGGCCAATGTGAAAGAAACGTCTTCCACGATTCGAGGATTTATAAAGGATGCGGAAGTCTTCATGGTACACAACC ATACTGCTTTCGTGATATTGGCAATACACTACGATGCATTGAAAGCGTCACATCGTACAGATTCTGTAATCTATAAgatcaatttcgaaaataatcttTTGTCGCTGTATCAGAAACTTTCCACTGATGGTGCCTGGGATATTGAAATCTTCAAAATGGACCACCACGATCCATATGTACTTGTAGGTTGCTTCGGAGATTCTGAAAAATCTTTTTTGTATAGGTTGAATGTAACTACGTTTAAG TTTGTAATACTGAGAACTTTTGGAGGCAAGACACGTAACGTGAAAAGTCTGTTTCAAGAAAGAGACCATTTTGTTTTGTTAGACGATTTCGATACAAATGCAGTAAATATCTACCGTTACGATCCGGTGTTTGATAACTTTTATAACTATCAAAGTCTTTTCCACGATTCAAGAGTCAATGGAATCGAATCTTTCTACACAGATG AGTTCGGTAAAAGCGATTCTTTTGTTATCGTCACGACGGAGAACGACAAGTTTTATATCTACGAATACATGTTTGCCCAG AAATTTCAAATGCGAATCCATCATCGGATGGATGATCTACAAGCAATGGTACCGTTCTACTATTTCGGAAATCACTACATTTTTACAGGTACAAGCACAAATAGCACGATATTGCGAATTGTGCAACAAGGACCTCATTAA
- the LOC143152403 gene encoding uncharacterized protein LOC143152403 isoform X2, which produces MVSLTILLLLGCISVNILVQASINNYLSEKLKQTKAEIAKLYFQEETPVQRKFYNVQWNKRWQESLNKERPFIVNAFNRVLFVQGNRVVAFSIDTPLSNQTSLQEVILTRGDGSIKFLRTIVWKTIFYLLVCYETGSCCLYTGTDNFQLKHRQTIQHRGHPMDASFFARTNRLYLVVADNSGRFTVPSLIYHWRGTYMDVVAEVMTTAAVSVTTFKHKQSTIIIFAQNDKNVPGIGSVVYEFKETSPDRIQFLSTYNPVSVHHYNHAGYNFIFLMNEHGPSNLFWWDGQELLNWQKIFEIKAPSSVHAVNVNDDTFFLVGHQNVLQLYKFENASDWTLLTSKKLPDNETVIDVQVRIDKSTMIVMPVTVSLDNVYSIGSWELQIKEFPSEQSIGKADVLSKHLSKLVETLQRRKPLIEKAESSWSSLLPVNEDLNISESLVLSDLILESGTLENIDVFVSGDVVHPRELEQNFDTLLRDVDDILITSMNLLTRSNVNSFFGDIIVQDNAFIEKLKIDKMNVDFLNDIDIRANNDDSIEATKHLTPLHGKNITVHHLEIDSLCGIPFKYWATSNDTSRMEINLEADKIEFSNDTILLRSNISLTRLNVKTLNDVNITEFLDELFILHKNQKIRGNITYTNTLKIHNLTVQTLNGVSSESYMTTNTEQNFDEFFVKSLQVDHLIADSINGIPVSGAARISRKNTIKGKVEVTSMHVTDKLTIESDSILPITKRFQIYPNVTVSGDLKVRALNLDKYSKIFVNDEELQLSHLVENFWTKSSDQVIENDIAFENNLIIDELHAKYLNGFAEEEFLYTDATVVPEVFRNLHFENVHVDDTFFAEGGNNSLFDIAHESLTIRERLHLKHLRGNKLFVDVFNGLHVSDILNGNQPLSIPKNMNFLTIRAKQVNVDEFDFLFINGVDNATVFENPTNVRKDKKLDVSMIPVLRVENLLVDRINDIEMQKLTSLRNTTHLKNLVIDGDLTIEGDLRIERIDDAPAEIYLKNMAKMDIVFDTEKSFDELIVQDATMKFLHDRDMTNFFEGVLSKSTEQIVPGKFSFYKITSGNVVSSFINDRHTSKLTWIDVPMFLKGNVTFDDLYANNVLTKTLNGQDVNELYENLLDVPATKIKELKVSGNISWSVDSPNSSSLKYMFENALNKITDQVIYGDTVFKNDVSMTIASGGQLKNIDTIRDVVTDAVIDNEGVVEVAGTKVFKENLSINVLSVTNNIEISVINNVDILEFNNSVVRKDQNETITGLVIFLEEVAINELLVNDSIHDIPLTGLVLATDMLHCNVSFKHLVVRDVLLKNLDGVDFNEFVKNRVTIDGDHDILTDVQFNDIIDVTGYANVTRINGINPSDLVLDEMEEMQYISGTKTFEEDVVVNGNIYASLVNGMNISSKYSTGVQNDENVEIIGNLTFESQVKVPENVFVSKLVNGMNLHTVLDDTRTRTHETVQTFLQNKTKMEDSVAQSSLISEKLKNTFSYLETEETLKIQVPNIKTVGVVYYEGITKLNMFGEEPGPVCGLPRNCFCPTEYVAELEKDDCRVWRTNGSTIVRNYHELHSTFGINVITNTVSSSPECTLNRSENEFTQISWMKSRTIETGDVLANVKETSSTIRGFIKDAEVFMVHNRIYCFRDIGNTLRCIESVTSYRFCNL; this is translated from the exons ATGGTATCCTTAACGATTCTA CTTCTGCTCGGTTGCATCAGTGTCAACATTTTAGTACAGGCTTCGATAAACAATTATTTGAGCGAAAAATTGAAGCAAACAAAAGCTGAAATAGCAAAGCTTTACTTTCAAGAGGAAACACCAG TTCAGAGAAAATTTTACAACGTGCAATGGAATAAGCGGTGGCAAGAGAGCCTCAACAAGGAACGACCCTTCATAGTAAACGCGTTTAACAGAGTACTCTTCGTCCAAGGGAATCGTGTCGTGGCATTTTCCATCGACACGCCTCTTTCAAATCAGACCTCGCTACAGGAAGTCATATTAACCCGTGGCGATGGTTCCATTAAATTTCTCAGG ACCATCGTCTGGAAAACCATATTTTATCTGTTGGTTTGTTACGAGACCGGCTCGTGCTGTTTGTATACGGGAACGGATAATTTCCAATTGAAACACCGGCAGACCATTCAGCACAGGGGACATCCCATGGACGCTAGCTTCTTCGCCCGCACCAATCGACTTTATCTCGTGGTAGCTGATAATTCGGGACGATTCACCGTACCATCTTT GATATATCATTGGAGAGGTACGTACATGGACGTAGTGGCGGAAGTGATGACTACGGCTGCCGTGTCAGTCACCACGTTCAAGCACAAGCAATCGACGATTATAATCTTCGCGCAAAACGACAAAAACGTTCCCGGTATCGGCTCCGTGGTCTACGAATTTAAGGAGACCAGCCCGGACAGAATACAGTTTCTGTCTACGTACAACCCGGTGTCCGTCCACCATTACAATCACGCGGgctacaattttattttcttgatGAACGAGCACGGTCCAAGCAATTTGTTTTGGTGGGACG GACAAGAATTGCTAAACTGGCAGAAGATTTTTGAAATCAAGGCGCCCAGTTCGGTCCACGCTGTCAACGTAAACGATGACACCTTCTTCTTAGTGGGCCACCAG AACGTTCTGCAACTGTACAAGTTTGAGAATGCATCCGATTGGACGCTGTTGACCTCTAAGAAATTGCCGGATAACGAAACAGTAATCGATGTACAAGTCCGAATCGACAAATCTACGATGATCGTGATGCCGGTCACCGTGAGCCTGGATAATGTTTACAGTATTGGATCGTGGGAGTTGCAGATCAAAGAATTTCCTTCCG AGCAATCAATCGGGAAGGCCGACGTCCTGTCGAAACACTTATCGAAGCTTGTCGAGACATTGCAACGAAGAAAACCGTTGATAGAGAAAGCTGAATCTTCGTGGTCATCTTTGTTGCCGGTAAACGAAGATTTGAACATCTCGGAATCCCTAGTTTTGTCAGATTTAATATTGGAATCGGGAACCTTAGAAAACATCGACGTCTTCGTGTCCGGAGACGTTGTTCATCCGCGAGAGctcgaacaaaatttcgataCTCTGCTTCGCGACGTTGACGATATTCTAATAACGTCGATGAATCTCTTAACACGGAGTAACGTAAATTCGTTTTTCGGCGATATCATCGTCCAGGACAACGCGTTCatcgagaaactgaaaattgacAAGATGAACGTGGATTTTCTGAACGATATTGATATTCGAGCGAACAATGACGATTCGATCGAAGCTACAAAACATTTGACACCTTTGCACGGGAAAAATATTACTGTGCACCATCTCGAAATCGATTCTCTTTGCGGGATTCCGTTCAAAT ATTGGGCGACGAGTAACGACACTTCGAGAATGGAAATAAACCTGGAGGCAGATAAAATCGAGTTTTCGAACGACACTATACTTTTACGTTCGAACATCTCGTTAACGAGATTGAACGTGAAAACGTTGAACGACGTGAATATTACTGAATTTCTCGACGAACTGTTCATTCTCcataaaaatcagaaaattagaG gGAACATTACGTACACTAATACATTAAAAATCCACAATCTCACGGTGCAAACATTGAACGGGGTATCATCGGAAAGCTATATGACCACAAATACCGAGCAGAATTTCGACGAGTTTTTCGTAAAATCGCTTCAGGTGGATCATTTAATCGCGGATTCGATCAATGGCATTCCCGTGTCAGGAGCTGCGCGAATATCCCGTAAAAATACTATCAAAG GAAAAGTGGAAGTCACGAGCATGCACGTAACCGACAAGCTGACGATAGAGTCCGATTCTATACTTCCGATAACCAAACGGTTCCAAATTTACCCGAACGTTACCGTTTCCGGCGACTTGAAAGTGAGAGCTCTCAATCTGGACAAGTACTCGAAAATATTCGTGAACGATGAAGAATTGCAACTGAGTCATCTCGTTGAGAATTTTTGGACGAAATCGAGCGATCAGGTGATCGAAAACGATATCGCGTTCGAGAATAATTTAATCATCGACGAATTGCACGCGAAATACTTGAACGGATTCGCCGAAGAGGAATTCTTGTACACGGATGCGACGGTTGTTCCGGAAGTTTTCAGAAATCTGCATTTCGAGAATGTTCACGTCGACGACACGTTTTTCGCGGAAGGAGGAAACAATAGTCTCTTCGACATCGCTCATGAATCGTTAACGATTCGAGAAAGACTGCACTTGAAACATCTTCGCGGAAACAAGCTGTTCGTCGATGTTTTTAATGGCCTCCACGTGTCTGATATACTAAACGGAAATCAACCACTCAGCATTCCgaaaaatatgaatttcttgaCGATTCGAGCAAAACAAGTAAACGTGGACGAGTTCGATTTTCTATTCATCAACGGCGTGGATAATGCCACCGTCTTCGAAAACCCGACAAACGTTCGAAAAGATAAAAAATTGGATGTCTCGATGATTCCAGTGCTTCGCGTTGAGAATCTCCTAGTCGATAGGATCAATGATATTGAAATGCAGAAACTGACGTCGCTGCGTAACACGACACATTTAAAAAATCTGGTGATAGACGGCGACCTGACGATAGAGGGTGATTTGAgaatcgaacggatcgacgatgcaCCGGCCGAGATTTATCTAAAGAATATGGCTAAAATGGACATTGTGTTCGACACCGAAAAGTCGTTCGATGAACTGATCGTGCAAGACGCAACGATGAAGTTTCTACACGACCGTGACATGACCAATTTCTTCGAGGGTGTTCTATCGAAGTCGACGGAACAAATTGTACCCGGGAAATTCTCTTTCTATAAAATTACAAGCGGCAACGTTGTAAGTAGCTTCATCAATGATCGTCATACTTCCAAATTGACGTGGATCGATGTGCCCATGTTTCTCAAAGGGAACGTCACGTTCGACGATTTGTACGCGAATAACGTTTTAACGAAGACATTGAATGGCCAGGACGTTAACGAG ttgTACGAGAACTTGCTCGACGTACCAGCGACCAAAATCAAAGAATTGAAAGTGAGCGGAAATATTTCTTGGAGCGTCGATTCACCGAACTCCAGCTCATTGAAGTACATGTTTGAGAACGCGTTGAACAAGATCACGGATCAAGTTATTTACGGTGATACGGTCTTCAAAAATGATGTGTCGATGACGATAGCGTCGGGAGgacaattgaaaaatatcgatacaatACGTGATGTAGTAACAGACGCGGTGATCGATAATGAAGGTGTCGTTGAAGTAGCTGGGACGAAGGTCTTCAAGGAAAACTTATCGATCAACGTATTGTCAGTGACCAATAATATCGAGATTTCTGTCATCAATAATGTCGACATCCTCGAGTTCAACAATTCCGTGGTCAGGAAAGATCAGAATGAAACGATAACCGGACTCGTAATTTTCCTCGAAGAGGTTGCGATCAACGAGTTGCTAGTGAATGACAGCATTCACGATATACCTTTGACGGGGTTGGTTCTGGCGACCGATATGCTACACTGTAATGTGTCCTTTAAACATCTTGTCGTGAGAGATGTGCTCTTAAAAAATTTGGACGGTGTAGACTTCAATGAATTCGTAAAAAATCGTGTAACTATCGATGGAGATCACGACATACTTACCGACGTGCAATTTAACGACATCATTGACGTAACAG GATACGCAAACGTGACGCGAATCAATGGAATAAATCCTTCCGATTTGGTGCTTGACGAGATGGAAGAAATGCAATACATATCCGGCACAAAGACCTTCGAAGAAGATGTTGTGGTGAATGGTAATATTTACGCGTCATTGGTCAATGGGATGAACATATCCTCGAAGTACTCGACCGGTGTACAGAACGACGAAAACGTGGAAATCATTGGGAACTTG ACTTTCGAGTCGCAAGTCAAAGTCCCGGAGAATGTGTTCGTTTCAAAACTGGTAAACGGAATGAATTTGCACACCGTTCTCGATGATACGAGAACACGGACACACGAAACAGTTCAAACGTTCCTACAAAACAAAACCAAAATGGAGGACAGTGTCGCACAGTCCTCGCTGATTTCTGAAAAGCTAAAGAACACTTTCTCGTATTTGGAAACGGAAGAGACATTAAAGATTCAGGTACCCAACATCAAAACGGTAGGCGTTGTGTATTATGAGGGAATAACGAAGCTGAACATGTTTGGGGAAGAACCAGGACCTGTCTGCGGACTTCCTCGCAATTGTTTCTGTCCAACGGAGTACGTGGCCGAATTGGAGAAAGACGATTGTCGCGTGTGGAGAACGAACGGCTCTACGATAGTGAGGAACTATCATGAATTGCATAGTACATTCGGCATAAATGTAATAACTAACACAGTCTCTAGTAGTCCTGAGTGTACCTTAAATAGAAGCGAGAACGAATTCACACAGATCTCCTGGATGAAATCTAGAACGATAGAAACGGGAGACGTACTGGCCAATGTGAAAGAAACGTCTTCCACGATTCGAGGATTTATAAAGGATGCGGAAGTCTTCATGGTACACAACCGTAT ATACTGCTTTCGTGATATTGGCAATACACTACGATGCATTGAAAGCGTCACATCGTACAGATTCTGTAATCTATAA